Below is a genomic region from Anoplopoma fimbria isolate UVic2021 breed Golden Eagle Sablefish chromosome 20, Afim_UVic_2022, whole genome shotgun sequence.
TGTCAAGTCAGGAATGTCACAGTTGAGCACAGTGCTTCATGGGTAGGGTCGGTCTTTTAGTTCAGAGGGTTTAGGATGTGTTGTCCTAGACTTCAGCCAGGCACCCAGCTCTGGTTGCTATGGGCTTGCTGTGGACCAGTCAGACCGCCCATTCCCATCCCCATGCCCATGGTCACACCCATGCCCATACCCATGCCGATGCCCACCCCCTGGGCTAAGGAGCAGTCAAAGTTAAAGTCCATCTCCTCCCCAGAGTCCATAATGTCATGGAGGAGGATGGACTCCACATCGCAGTCCAAGCTACCGTGGAACATGTCAATGTCCAGGTCAGCTGGTAGTCTCTCATGGGGGTGAGGTTGGTGATAGCCATGGTAGTTGCTACCAATGCTACCATTCCCCATTCCCTGGCTGTGGTGGTACGGTCCGTTTGTCATGCCTTGGTGTTGTGGATCTGGGTAATGGTTGTGACGGGGGTGTGGGGCAGTGGCCACATGGCACGAGTCCTGGGGCATGCCAAGCATACCTGCTGGGTTTGGGGGGAGGGTGGTGGAGGCGGGGAGGTGGGCATGTGATGGGGGGCTGTACAGGTAGGGAGCTTTGTGGTTGAAGGTCTGCAGCTGATTGCCCCGTGGGATGAGGGCAACAGCCCGGGGCGGTGTGTGGTTATGGCTCTGGCTGAGGTTGTGACCGTTGTGAGCGAGGCTGTGAGGTgagttgtggttgtggttggtgACATTGTTGTGATTATGACTACTTGTATGGCTGTGAGTTCTGTTATGGCTGTGAGCTGAGCTGTGACTATGAGGTCCATTGTGGCTGTGGCCATTAAGGTGGCCAGGGTGGTGGCTGTGATGGTTGGAGCCTACTCCATTACTAGCTTGCCCCATCATAGGATGGCTTTCCCTCTCCTGTCCCAGCATCATGTCCTTGGAACAGTATTGCTGCCTAGCTGGACCGCCTGTAAGCAGACTCTGCAGGGCATTGGTGCTGGAGTATGCCTGCATGGTTCCGGAGAAACTTGCTGGCTTGTTCTCCTGAATGGTCTGCATGGGTGAGTGGTGGCGCAACATCCCCATGCCTGTGGCACCATAGACGCCAGCACCATAGGGGCTCTGACCCTTCACTCCCGAGCTGTAGTGGTAGACAGGGGTTTGGTGCTTATGTCTGACAACAGCTGGATGCTGCTGGTGTTGCTGCTGCGAtgggtgatggtgatgataaCTATCCTCCATCAGCTGCTCATCCAGGCTGATAGCACCAGTCAAGTTAGCCAGCTGAGGCAGCTGCTCAAGGGGAGGACAGAGATTCCCTGCCCCCTGGATGGAGAGCGGGCACTGGTCGGTGAGGGGTAGAGGTGGGGGGAGGTGGAACAGGACAGGCCACcctcctctggttcctctggcTCTCCCTCTGCAAGGATGGGGGACAGACGACCACTAAGTGTGGAGGCTGATGAACTAGCCCTGGAATGGAGGTCTGTCCAAGCATCAAACTCTCCATCTGTCCCAGATGCAACTCCAGGTCCTGGGAGGCCTTTCCGTGGAGGGCTGCTTTGGTCGGGGGAACCTTGGAGCCCAACCACAACAGACCCTGCTCCTATCCCAGGACGGCCAACCCTCTTGCCTCTGACGCGGCCTTTGCTTTTTAGGTATTTGGTGCTGTTGTCCATGGAGACTGCTCGCCGGCGAGGGGACTTGCCCATCTTCCCTCCATCTGGGTTCAGCATCCACCAAGAACTCTTCCCTGTTCCCTCATTCTGCACCCTGATAAAGCGTGTGTGGAGGGATAGGTTGTGTCGGATGGAGTTctgcagagagatgagagagacaCACGGTGAGTGAGAGatcaaattaaattgtaataCATACATCACAGCACTTCTAATTTGTACACAAACTGCTTTTCTAAGGTGAACACTATAAATTAGACAAATTTGCATAAGATTCATAGAAAATGTTCcagaagaaaataagaattttacatcaaaagaaaaacaacaacattgcagACAAATGTACCTATAAATCATTCAGTCTTTACAAGCTCAGTCATAAAGAAAATATGCCAAATTATGCTGCTGCATTCACGTATATTATTAgatatacaaaacacacagaagtaGCGGTACAACAGTCTGTGCAATCAACCAAAGTCAGAAAATTGAGAGCACATTCAAAAACCCAAACATGTTTAAAGGACAGCTACAGCTGGCACAGAGCCTGACCCTGTCAGCCTCAACCAACCTGAAACGACCTGAGACTTAGTCTCCAGACACTTTCCTTATGTACGTCAATCCTCCCACTTTCATTTCCATCAATCCATCTGTCCTCCTCTACTTCGGCTTTCAGCCGGGCTGATGTAAGCTGCTGTGGTTGGGCGTACTGTATGTTTGAAGTCGGTGCCAGTCTGGCTTAGCGCCAGCCCTGTCTCTTTCGCTCTCGTAGCTTGAATGGGAGGATGTATTGGAAGATTGAGCCGGGAGCAAGGAAGGCTAATGGATGTATCCCACCCTCCGACATCTACCTTCACAGCctatctccctctccctcccttgttCTGTCTTTATCAcgatctttctctctctctcttgtcacGGAGTGctgcatattttgtatttttcttatttcacacACTACTT
It encodes:
- the LOC129110010 gene encoding LOW QUALITY PROTEIN: forkhead box protein O3-like (The sequence of the model RefSeq protein was modified relative to this genomic sequence to represent the inferred CDS: inserted 1 base in 1 codon) → MLMMEDDELDAHQVDSDFEPQSRPRSCTWPLPCPEDFPGGHEVSGGLLPLANIKVEPEDVPTCIAGLAGGAPGELKHPAGAPAPVGATHPGCLAGASLDVTGPLRKAKSSRRNAWGNQSYADLITRAIESTQEKRLTLSQIYDWMVRYVPYFKDKGDSNSSAGWKNSIRHNLSLHTRFIRVQNEGTGKSSWWMLNPDGGKMGKSPRRRAVSMDNSTKYLKSKGRVRGKRVGRPGIGAGSVVVGLQGSPDQSSPPRKGLPGPGVASGTDGEFDAWTDLHSRASSSASTLSGRLSPILAEGEPEEPEEGGLSCSTSPHLYPSPTSARSPSXGAGNLCPPLEQLPQLANLTGAISLDEQLMEDSYHHHHPSQQQHQQHPAVVRHKHQTPVYHYSSGVKGQSPYGAGVYGATGMGMLRHHSPMQTIQENKPASFSGTMQAYSSTNALQSLLTGGPARQQYCSKDMMLGQERESHPMMGQASNGVGSNHHSHHPGHLNGHSHNGPHSHSSAHSHNRTHSHTSSHNHNNVTNHNHNSPHSLAHNGHNLSQSHNHTPPRAVALIPRGNQLQTFNHKAPYLYSPPSHAHLPASTTLPPNPAGMLGMPQDSCHVATAPHPRHNHYPDPQHQGMTNGPYHHSQGMGNGSIGSNYHGYHQPHPHERLPADLDIDMFHGSLDCDVESILLHDIMDSGEEMDFNFDCSLAQGVGIGMGMGMGVTMGMGMGMGGLTGPQQAHSNQSWVPG